Proteins encoded within one genomic window of Acidimicrobiia bacterium:
- a CDS encoding NUDIX hydrolase: protein MVRSLETGEPAPSSRVDVSRPKPKGSEAPEGPAVRAAGGIVRRRSRRWPHRLEVVVIHRPRYDDWSFPKGKRDGKEEDEQTALREVEEETGFRCILGPDLGVVAYRDALGREKAVHYWVMDLAEGEDAERFEPNREVDVLRWCRLRAASTLLTYEYDRALIERLGKVVRA from the coding sequence GTGGTCCGCAGCCTGGAAACAGGCGAGCCGGCGCCGTCTTCGAGAGTGGATGTGAGTCGGCCGAAGCCGAAGGGTAGTGAGGCTCCCGAAGGGCCGGCGGTACGTGCCGCGGGCGGGATCGTGAGGCGGCGGTCGCGCAGATGGCCCCACCGGTTGGAGGTCGTGGTGATCCACCGTCCGCGGTACGACGACTGGAGCTTCCCCAAGGGCAAGCGCGACGGCAAGGAAGAGGACGAGCAGACCGCGCTGCGGGAGGTCGAGGAGGAGACCGGGTTTCGCTGCATCCTGGGACCGGATCTAGGAGTGGTCGCGTATCGGGACGCCTTGGGCCGCGAGAAGGCCGTTCATTACTGGGTGATGGACCTGGCCGAGGGAGAGGACGCCGAGCGGTTCGAGCCCAACCGGGAGGTCGACGTGCTCAGGTGGTGTCGGCTGCGGGCGGCGAGCACACTCCTCACCTACGAGTACGACCGGGCGCTCATCGAGCGCTTGGGGAAGGTGGTACGGGCTTGA
- a CDS encoding CYTH and CHAD domain-containing protein: MSKGQQEREVKLAVPPSFRLPPLTDPGGGVFEGTPETLELDARYYDTSDLRLARAGALLRHRSDEGWTVKLPGHSGDADALTRDEHHFEGDASKPPDAALDLVRALLRTATVKPVARLHTVRRRVPIHGADGTPVAEVVDDRVEVVEGATFEQTFREVEVELAATASADQRTALLARLRAASAGNVDPTPKIVRALGPRATAAADVEVPTVGRGSRLETVVQAAIAACVVKLIAHDPGVRLGGDAEDVHQARVATRRLRSHLRTFRPLVDERWANDLRDELRWLADVLGAVRDADVLLERLEHKVALVPLVDQASAEKLLDQLRSDLERRRSQLITALRGNRYLSLLDRLVLAARRPRLLLRIDGKPDADVLRGLVRRPWEHLEGAVAALPNDAPGAALHNIRIRAKRARYAAEAVEPAFGKPARAYARAITELQDVLGEHQDAVIAAEWLRATATRTNDVPVAFAAGELAGLERHDVLVSRDAWSAAWKQASRRRLREWM; the protein is encoded by the coding sequence GTGAGCAAAGGCCAGCAGGAACGCGAGGTCAAGCTCGCAGTACCACCGAGCTTCCGCCTGCCTCCACTCACTGATCCGGGAGGCGGCGTGTTCGAGGGCACGCCCGAGACCCTCGAGCTCGATGCGCGCTACTACGACACCTCCGACCTCCGCTTGGCCCGCGCCGGCGCGCTACTCCGCCACCGCAGCGACGAGGGCTGGACGGTCAAGCTGCCCGGACACTCAGGTGACGCCGACGCCCTGACTCGCGACGAGCACCACTTCGAAGGCGACGCGAGCAAGCCACCGGATGCGGCGCTCGATCTCGTGCGCGCGCTCCTCCGGACGGCCACCGTCAAGCCGGTCGCCCGGTTGCACACGGTGCGCCGCCGGGTCCCGATTCACGGCGCAGACGGCACTCCCGTCGCCGAGGTCGTCGATGATCGGGTGGAGGTTGTCGAGGGCGCCACGTTCGAGCAGACGTTCCGCGAGGTCGAGGTCGAGCTGGCGGCCACGGCGAGCGCCGACCAGCGCACCGCGCTCCTCGCGCGACTGCGGGCGGCATCGGCCGGGAACGTCGACCCGACGCCGAAGATCGTGCGCGCACTCGGGCCGCGAGCGACCGCAGCCGCAGATGTCGAGGTCCCAACCGTCGGCCGGGGGTCCCGGCTCGAGACCGTGGTGCAAGCGGCAATCGCCGCGTGCGTCGTCAAGCTCATCGCCCACGATCCAGGAGTGCGTCTCGGCGGCGACGCCGAGGACGTGCACCAAGCGAGAGTCGCCACGCGGAGGCTCCGCTCGCACCTGCGAACATTCCGACCGCTCGTCGACGAGCGCTGGGCCAACGACCTGCGCGACGAGTTGCGGTGGCTCGCCGACGTGCTCGGAGCCGTGCGCGACGCCGATGTGCTCCTCGAGCGCCTGGAGCACAAGGTGGCGCTCGTGCCGCTGGTGGACCAGGCCTCGGCCGAGAAGCTGCTCGACCAGCTCCGATCTGATCTCGAACGGCGACGCAGCCAGCTGATCACCGCCTTGCGCGGGAACCGCTATCTCTCGTTGCTCGACCGCCTGGTCCTGGCCGCACGCCGACCGCGGCTCCTCCTGCGCATCGACGGCAAGCCCGACGCCGACGTGCTGCGCGGCCTGGTCCGACGCCCGTGGGAGCACCTCGAAGGCGCCGTCGCCGCGTTGCCCAACGACGCACCGGGTGCCGCCCTGCACAACATCCGTATCCGAGCCAAGCGGGCGCGCTACGCGGCCGAGGCGGTGGAGCCAGCCTTCGGGAAGCCGGCTCGTGCTTACGCCCGTGCGATCACCGAGCTCCAGGACGTCCTCGGCGAGCACCAGGACGCCGTCATCGCGGCCGAGTGGCTCCGCGCTACCGCGACCCGTACGAACGACGTTCCCGTTGCGTTCGCCGCCGGCGAGCTGGCAGGGCTCGAGCGGCACGACGTGCTGGTGTCGCGCGACGCGTGGTCCGCAGCCTGGAAACAGGCGAGCCGGCGCCGTCTTCGAGAGTGGATGTGA
- a CDS encoding HD domain-containing protein, giving the protein MSISSVDALLDVLGRGAGDTDGEVLDLLAHGLQCAELLAEAAPEDPELQIAGLVHDVGTVLEPGEPATHATTGAAAVAPLLGERVAALVAGHDHAKRYLVTADPAYRSRLSEFSVITLGLQGGEMGESERTEFEAGEHFDALVALRRADDAAKVPGREVPGLDAWRTTLDRLTK; this is encoded by the coding sequence GTGAGCATTTCGAGCGTCGACGCGCTGCTCGATGTTCTGGGGCGAGGCGCCGGCGACACGGATGGCGAGGTGCTCGACCTTCTCGCACACGGGCTGCAGTGTGCGGAGCTGCTGGCGGAGGCGGCTCCTGAGGATCCCGAGCTCCAGATCGCCGGGCTGGTCCACGACGTGGGAACCGTGCTCGAACCCGGGGAGCCGGCGACCCACGCGACGACGGGTGCGGCGGCTGTCGCGCCCTTGCTCGGCGAGCGGGTGGCCGCCCTGGTCGCCGGTCACGATCACGCCAAGCGCTATCTCGTGACCGCCGACCCCGCGTACCGCTCCCGCTTGAGCGAGTTCAGCGTGATCACCCTGGGTTTGCAGGGTGGCGAGATGGGTGAATCGGAACGAACCGAGTTCGAGGCCGGTGAGCACTTCGATGCGCTCGTAGCGCTCCGACGCGCCGACGACGCCGCAAAGGTGCCCGGTCGAGAGGTCCCCGGGCTCGATGCGTGGCGTACAACGCTCGACCGGCTGACCAAGTGA
- a CDS encoding phosphoglycerate mutase family protein, producing the protein MKLFVIRHAKAGSRDAWPADDELRPVSKAGRRQSSALAAFLANEGITRIVSSPAARCRQTVEPLAENLRLPVDLSDAIAEGAPLDESLALVDKVADETAALCTHGDVVGNLLWHFERLGVQVGEVRMEKASTWVFDLEAGAVIDARYTPPPTV; encoded by the coding sequence TTGAAGCTCTTCGTGATCCGTCACGCCAAGGCCGGAAGCCGCGACGCCTGGCCGGCCGACGACGAGCTGCGGCCGGTGTCAAAGGCCGGACGGAGGCAGAGCTCGGCACTCGCCGCCTTCCTTGCCAACGAGGGCATCACGAGGATCGTGAGCAGTCCGGCAGCTCGGTGCCGCCAGACGGTCGAGCCGCTGGCCGAGAACCTCCGTCTCCCCGTCGACCTGTCCGACGCGATCGCCGAGGGTGCGCCGCTCGATGAGTCGCTTGCGCTGGTCGACAAGGTGGCGGACGAGACGGCGGCGCTGTGCACTCACGGCGACGTCGTGGGCAACCTGCTGTGGCACTTCGAGCGCCTCGGCGTGCAGGTGGGTGAGGTGCGCATGGAGAAGGCGTCAACCTGGGTGTTCGACCTCGAGGCTGGCGCGGTGATCGACGCGCGCTACACGCCGCCGCCCACGGTGTGA
- a CDS encoding response regulator transcription factor: MASDPPTILVVDDEQSYRDALSVALQREGFIVETAADGPEAIAKFDASRPALVLLDVMLPQMSGIDVCRELRSRSEVPIVMVTARNSEIDAVVGLEIGADDYITKPFRLRELVARVRAALRRAPSKERAETASVDIIEIGDVRLDAARHEVFVRGDLVSTPLKEFELLEILLLNAGRVLTRDVLIDRVWGPNYYGDTKTLDVHIKRLRSKIEPHPSHPSLIVTVRGVGYRFEVPERSPRAAPA; the protein is encoded by the coding sequence ATGGCGAGCGACCCGCCCACGATCCTCGTCGTCGACGACGAGCAGTCGTATCGCGATGCTCTGTCGGTCGCGCTCCAGCGCGAGGGCTTCATCGTGGAGACGGCAGCCGATGGCCCGGAGGCGATCGCCAAGTTCGACGCGAGCCGTCCGGCGCTGGTGCTCCTCGACGTGATGTTGCCGCAGATGTCGGGCATCGATGTGTGCCGCGAGCTGCGGTCGCGCTCGGAGGTCCCGATCGTGATGGTCACGGCGCGGAACTCCGAGATCGACGCCGTGGTCGGACTGGAGATCGGAGCGGATGACTACATCACGAAGCCGTTCCGGCTCCGTGAGCTCGTCGCCCGCGTGCGAGCGGCGCTACGGCGCGCCCCGTCCAAGGAACGGGCCGAGACCGCGAGCGTCGACATCATCGAGATCGGCGACGTGCGCCTCGATGCTGCTCGCCATGAGGTGTTCGTGCGCGGCGACCTCGTCTCGACACCATTGAAGGAGTTCGAGCTCCTCGAGATCCTTTTGCTCAACGCCGGACGTGTGCTCACGCGCGACGTGCTCATTGACCGTGTGTGGGGTCCCAACTACTACGGCGATACCAAGACCCTCGACGTGCACATCAAGCGCCTGCGGTCGAAGATCGAGCCCCATCCGTCGCACCCGTCGCTCATCGTGACCGTTCGCGGCGTCGGCTATCGGTTCGAGGTGCCCGAGCGCTCGCCGAGAGCCGCCCCGGCCTAG
- a CDS encoding ATP-binding protein, translating to MIRRRSRHSDGGELAAGGPDAERRNADVVLERDRLALALERVRDGVIVVNPDGDVVYRNAAAERFEDARRSDAVAEDLISRLLQRALQGENAELELPLFGPPREVLLIQAIPLVREGASLGAAAFVHDITELRRVESVRRDFVANVSHELKTPIGALGLLAETIPQSDDPAVVRGLAEQILREAERLARIVDDLLDLSFVEAQEVPTREQVPVRLLIEEALERVRPLALARGIPVLEAPVPDDLVVACDPGQVVSAVTNLLDNAIKYSDEHHQVDISARRENGNAVIEVQDRGIGIPTKDLERIFERFYRVDPARSRSTGGTGLGLSIVRHIAQVHSGDVTVTSLEGEGSTFQFMLPIVDASAAATTNNGIAEAS from the coding sequence ATGATTCGACGCCGTTCCCGACACTCCGATGGGGGAGAGCTCGCGGCCGGTGGTCCCGATGCCGAGCGGCGAAACGCGGATGTGGTGTTGGAGCGCGACCGGCTGGCGCTTGCGCTCGAACGCGTCCGTGACGGCGTCATCGTCGTCAACCCCGACGGAGATGTCGTCTATCGAAACGCGGCGGCTGAGCGATTCGAGGACGCGCGGCGGTCTGACGCGGTCGCCGAGGATCTCATCAGTCGACTGCTCCAACGCGCACTCCAAGGCGAGAACGCCGAGCTCGAGCTGCCACTCTTCGGTCCGCCTCGTGAGGTGCTGCTCATCCAGGCGATCCCGCTCGTTCGGGAGGGAGCATCGCTAGGCGCCGCAGCGTTCGTGCATGACATCACCGAGCTGCGACGGGTCGAAAGCGTGCGCCGAGATTTTGTGGCCAATGTGAGCCATGAGCTCAAGACGCCGATCGGCGCACTCGGGTTGCTGGCCGAGACCATCCCACAGAGCGACGACCCTGCCGTGGTGCGCGGACTCGCCGAGCAGATCCTGCGTGAGGCCGAACGGTTGGCGCGCATCGTCGATGATCTGCTCGACCTGAGCTTCGTCGAAGCGCAGGAAGTGCCCACCCGCGAGCAAGTGCCCGTTCGACTCCTCATCGAGGAAGCGCTCGAGCGCGTGCGCCCACTGGCGTTGGCGCGGGGCATCCCGGTCCTCGAGGCGCCAGTGCCGGACGATCTCGTAGTTGCGTGCGACCCTGGTCAGGTGGTCAGCGCGGTCACGAACCTGCTCGACAACGCAATCAAGTACTCCGACGAGCACCATCAAGTCGATATCTCCGCTCGGCGCGAGAACGGAAACGCCGTCATTGAGGTGCAAGATCGCGGGATCGGCATCCCAACCAAAGACCTCGAGCGCATCTTTGAGCGCTTCTACCGCGTTGACCCGGCGCGGAGTCGCTCTACGGGAGGCACCGGGTTGGGTCTCTCGATCGTTCGCCACATCGCGCAAGTCCACTCGGGGGATGTCACCGTCACGTCCCTCGAGGGAGAAGGCTCGACGTTCCAGTTCATGTTGCCGATCGTCGACGCGAGCGCCGCCGCGACGACGAACAACGGCATAGCCGAGGCCTCCTGA